From the genome of Scytonema hofmannii PCC 7110, one region includes:
- the aroF gene encoding 3-deoxy-7-phosphoheptulonate synthase has product MIVVMKSGSPSEEIERIIQEIRNWNITPEKSIGQHKVVIGLIGETAEIDPRQIQNLSHCIEQVVRVKKPFKRASLEFHSHQPTDVVVPTPNGSVTFGKNHPLVVVAGPCSVENEEMIVETARRVKAAGAKFLRGGAYKPRTSPYAFQGHGESALSLLDKAREVTGLGIITEVMDTTDIEKVAFVADVLQVGARNMQNFSLLKKVGATGKPILLKRGLSATIEEWLMSAEYILAAGNPNVILCERGIRSFDRQYTRNIFDISAIPVLRSLTHLPIMVDPSHATGKSELVPTMAKASVAAGVDSLMIEVHPNPSKALSDGPQSLTWEGFEELMRDLPNMANAFESMKAKG; this is encoded by the coding sequence ATGATTGTCGTCATGAAATCTGGTAGCCCATCAGAAGAAATTGAACGAATCATTCAAGAAATCCGCAATTGGAATATCACTCCAGAAAAATCAATAGGTCAGCACAAAGTGGTGATTGGTTTAATAGGTGAAACAGCGGAGATTGACCCGAGACAAATTCAAAATTTGAGCCACTGCATTGAGCAGGTTGTCCGGGTGAAAAAGCCTTTCAAACGAGCTTCTCTAGAATTTCACTCTCACCAACCAACAGATGTGGTTGTACCCACCCCAAATGGATCTGTAACTTTTGGGAAAAACCATCCTTTGGTGGTTGTAGCTGGACCCTGTTCTGTAGAAAATGAGGAGATGATTGTAGAAACAGCTCGGAGAGTGAAAGCTGCTGGAGCCAAATTTCTTCGAGGAGGAGCATACAAACCCCGTACATCCCCTTATGCGTTCCAAGGTCATGGAGAGAGTGCTTTATCACTCCTCGATAAAGCAAGAGAAGTCACTGGGTTGGGAATTATCACAGAAGTGATGGATACAACTGATATAGAGAAAGTTGCATTTGTCGCAGATGTGTTGCAGGTTGGTGCTCGCAATATGCAAAATTTCTCACTTCTTAAGAAGGTAGGTGCAACTGGAAAGCCGATTCTCTTAAAGCGCGGATTGTCAGCCACGATTGAAGAATGGTTGATGTCAGCCGAGTACATTTTGGCTGCTGGTAATCCCAATGTCATTCTGTGCGAACGCGGCATCCGCAGTTTCGATCGCCAATACACTCGCAATATTTTTGATATATCTGCAATTCCCGTTTTGCGATCGCTCACTCACCTACCCATTATGGTCGATCCCAGCCATGCCACTGGTAAATCAGAGTTGGTGCCAACAATGGCAAAAGCATCTGTAGCAGCTGGTGTTGATTCCTTAATGATTGAAGTTCATCCTAACCCAAGCAAAGCCCTTTCTGATGGTCCTCAATCTCTCACATGGGAAGGATTTGAGGAATTAATGCGGGATTTGCCTAATATGGCTAATGCTTTTGAAAGTATGAAGGCTAAAGGATAA
- a CDS encoding NAD(P)/FAD-dependent oxidoreductase gives MSNIPNSTQILVIGGGPAGSTAATLLAREGFDVTLLERDIFPRYHIGESLLPSALEIFDLLGVREKVEAQGFQRKPGAYLEWGKEKWSLNFGELSGDHTYSFQVRRAEFDHLLLEHSKSQGVKVFEGTEIRQVSFDGNRPKSATWSQSNGATGDISFDFVIDASGRAGVLSTRYLKNRRNHNVFQNIAIWGYWKNVKRLPQGQEGAIAVGSIPEGWLWGIPLDEEIMSVGVVMHKDLYKERRNKKLEDIYSEAIQECSLISDMIAPGELVSEVKVEQDYSYTSDYFSGPGYFVSGDAACFLDPLLSSGVHLATYSALLAAASIASIKRGEIDEEQAATFYDKSYRQAYLRFLVFVSAFYDQNRGKDSYFWEAQKLSRHDFSGADLNLAFLNLVSGVEDLVDAQEGATEFAVSEMSKRIKENHDLRQDKETLASKDKSTDSAIQSTNNFFNAVEGFFSLSAAGAIDGVYVVTKPNLGLAQVTPTRELQTGVRG, from the coding sequence ATGTCCAATATACCAAATTCCACTCAAATTTTAGTCATCGGTGGCGGGCCAGCTGGATCTACTGCTGCGACTTTGTTAGCGCGTGAAGGTTTTGACGTGACTTTGTTGGAACGAGATATTTTTCCGCGATATCACATTGGTGAGTCACTTTTGCCATCAGCTTTAGAAATATTTGACTTGCTTGGCGTGCGGGAAAAAGTTGAAGCACAAGGATTTCAACGCAAGCCCGGAGCTTATTTGGAGTGGGGCAAAGAAAAGTGGAGCCTCAATTTTGGGGAACTTAGCGGCGACCACACTTACAGCTTTCAAGTTCGTCGTGCTGAGTTTGACCACTTGCTTTTAGAACATTCCAAAAGCCAAGGTGTGAAGGTTTTTGAAGGAACTGAAATCCGTCAAGTGTCTTTTGATGGAAATCGCCCAAAAAGCGCCACTTGGTCTCAATCCAATGGTGCGACTGGAGACATATCTTTTGATTTTGTCATTGATGCTTCAGGTCGTGCTGGTGTTTTGTCAACACGCTATCTGAAAAATCGCCGGAACCACAATGTATTCCAAAATATAGCCATCTGGGGCTATTGGAAGAATGTTAAAAGATTACCTCAAGGTCAAGAAGGCGCGATCGCAGTCGGTTCTATCCCAGAAGGTTGGCTGTGGGGAATTCCATTGGATGAAGAGATTATGAGTGTCGGCGTGGTTATGCACAAAGACCTTTACAAAGAAAGACGCAATAAGAAGTTGGAGGATATTTATTCAGAAGCCATTCAAGAATGCTCTCTAATCTCTGATATGATTGCGCCAGGTGAGTTAGTTTCAGAAGTCAAAGTCGAGCAAGACTATTCTTACACCTCTGACTACTTCTCTGGTCCAGGCTACTTTGTGTCAGGAGATGCTGCTTGCTTCCTAGATCCGCTCTTATCAAGTGGAGTTCATCTTGCCACTTACAGCGCACTATTAGCAGCCGCAAGTATCGCAAGCATTAAGCGCGGCGAGATTGACGAAGAACAAGCCGCCACCTTCTACGACAAGAGCTATCGACAAGCATATTTGCGTTTTCTCGTGTTTGTCTCAGCTTTCTACGACCAGAACCGTGGTAAAGATTCTTATTTCTGGGAAGCACAAAAATTAAGCCGCCACGACTTCAGTGGTGCTGATTTGAATCTTGCTTTCTTGAACCTAGTTTCTGGAGTTGAAGACTTAGTAGATGCACAAGAAGGTGCTACTGAGTTTGCTGTCAGCGAGATGTCAAAGCGGATCAAAGAAAACCATGACCTTCGCCAAGACAAAGAAACCTTGGCATCAAAGGACAAGTCTACTGATTCTGCAATCCAATCCACAAACAATTTCTTCAATGCAGTAGAAGGGTTCTTCTCCCTCTCCGCTGCAGGGGCTATTGACGGTGTATATGTCGTCACTAAGCCAAATCTAGGCTTAGCACAAGTCACCCCAACACGCGAACTTCAAACAGGGGTTAGGGGTTAG
- a CDS encoding class I SAM-dependent methyltransferase has translation MSVFVSENPQNDVKSEEIDVAAQMRKGHPQIPEGDAYIIRLIKQHSQRLERPIRVFDVGCGTGYFASKLAKRLPEIELIANEDEPEIVAKLERRLATDANAKVFSGSFEEWNETVDIVLSWGAHHHLPKNYLTHAKHILHQDGVIIVGDEFCPEYCENHHAKRIANAELIYIANGYILTTAEEVENYQQTGHIPEAALDLERLRQHALWTWYRYVVDFAMDRNCVGVAIEELRATHDDLITGLGIEHKMSPLIVEQEFRLSNFRQISKKVFGPSYAPEYQSFVIYELGI, from the coding sequence ATGTCGGTTTTTGTATCTGAAAACCCCCAAAATGATGTAAAATCTGAGGAAATCGATGTTGCCGCGCAGATGCGTAAAGGGCATCCCCAAATTCCTGAAGGTGACGCTTACATCATTAGGCTGATCAAACAACATTCCCAAAGATTGGAACGACCAATTCGCGTATTTGACGTTGGTTGTGGAACTGGATATTTTGCTTCAAAGTTAGCAAAACGATTACCTGAAATAGAACTCATTGCAAATGAGGATGAACCAGAAATTGTCGCTAAATTAGAACGTCGTTTAGCAACGGATGCTAATGCTAAAGTGTTCTCTGGTTCATTTGAGGAGTGGAATGAAACTGTAGATATAGTTCTCTCCTGGGGAGCACATCACCATCTACCGAAAAACTACTTGACTCATGCCAAGCACATATTACATCAAGATGGTGTTATCATTGTAGGTGATGAGTTTTGCCCCGAATATTGCGAAAATCATCATGCAAAACGCATAGCTAACGCTGAATTGATCTACATTGCTAACGGGTATATCTTAACCACTGCAGAAGAAGTAGAGAATTATCAGCAAACGGGTCACATTCCAGAAGCTGCGTTAGATCTTGAACGTCTTCGGCAGCACGCACTTTGGACATGGTACAGGTATGTTGTGGACTTCGCTATGGATCGCAACTGTGTTGGCGTTGCGATCGAAGAACTGCGAGCAACTCACGACGACCTAATTACAGGGTTAGGTATCGAACATAAAATGTCTCCACTGATTGTGGAGCAAGAGTTTAGACTCAGTAACTTCCGACAAATCTCCAAGAAAGTTTTTGGTCCTTCCTATGCACCGGAATACCAAAGCTTCGTTATTTACGAATTGGGAATTTAA
- the ltaE gene encoding low-specificity L-threonine aldolase, whose translation MIDLRSDTVTQPTPAMRQVMASAKVGDDVYGEDPSVRHLEEYAAHLTGKETALFVPTGTMANQIALGALTKPGDEVIIGTGSHCYLYEGGAGAALNGLQFQTVGNNGRFTAHDVSAAYKPDNHHQSPTTVVAFENTHNRGGGWVWDIDELRSPASVAREYGMSLHLDGARIFNAEVASGVTVKTWSEPFDTVTFCLSKGLGAPAGSVVCGSKAHIHRAHRLRKMFGGAMRQVGILAAAGMYALQHHVERLADDHANAQLLAQMLAKTPGIVLDPATVETNIIWFQLAPNVPDAPTLVAAARDRGVFLSSSGKRAVRAVTHFDITRDDCVIAAGIVGEILAQ comes from the coding sequence ATGATTGACCTCCGCAGTGATACAGTAACGCAGCCAACACCTGCCATGCGTCAGGTTATGGCTTCTGCTAAAGTTGGTGATGATGTGTATGGTGAAGATCCCTCTGTCCGTCATCTAGAGGAGTATGCAGCCCATCTCACGGGTAAAGAAACTGCATTGTTTGTTCCTACAGGCACAATGGCAAACCAAATCGCACTAGGTGCGCTCACCAAACCGGGTGATGAAGTGATTATCGGTACAGGTAGCCATTGTTACCTTTATGAAGGAGGTGCAGGTGCTGCTCTCAATGGTTTGCAATTTCAAACGGTTGGCAACAATGGTCGATTTACCGCTCATGATGTGAGTGCTGCTTACAAACCAGACAACCATCACCAAAGCCCAACAACTGTTGTTGCTTTTGAAAATACGCACAACCGTGGTGGTGGTTGGGTTTGGGATATTGATGAGTTGCGATCGCCTGCATCTGTTGCTCGCGAATATGGGATGTCACTGCACTTAGACGGTGCTCGTATTTTTAACGCTGAGGTTGCTAGTGGCGTGACTGTAAAAACTTGGTCAGAGCCATTTGATACCGTCACTTTTTGCTTGTCTAAAGGCTTGGGAGCACCTGCAGGAAGTGTTGTTTGCGGTTCAAAAGCTCACATTCATCGCGCCCATCGCCTGCGGAAAATGTTTGGCGGTGCGATGAGGCAGGTAGGAATTCTGGCGGCGGCTGGTATGTATGCGCTACAGCATCATGTAGAACGATTGGCAGATGACCACGCCAACGCTCAGTTATTGGCTCAGATGTTAGCAAAGACGCCAGGTATTGTTCTCGATCCTGCAACAGTTGAAACAAACATCATTTGGTTTCAATTAGCACCCAATGTTCCTGATGCTCCAACTTTGGTTGCTGCTGCACGCGATCGCGGCGTGTTTCTAAGTTCTTCGGGGAAACGAGCCGTCAGAGCCGTAACCCATTTTGATATTACCCGAGATGACTGCGTAATAGCAGCTGGAATAGTGGGTGAAATTCTTGCACAGTAA